Proteins found in one Streptomyces sp. NBC_00461 genomic segment:
- a CDS encoding nickel-dependent hydrogenase large subunit, with amino-acid sequence MAPKTKAAGDGSGLVEMAWDPITRIVGSLGIHTKIDFKQKRVAECYSTSSVFRGYSVFMRGKDPRDAHFITSRICGICGDNHATCSVYAQNMAYGVKPPHLAEWIINLGESAEYMFDHNIFQENLVGVDYCEKMVKETNPGVLELAERTEAPHAAEHGYRTIADIMRSLNPLEGEFYREALQVSRYTREMFCLMEGRHVHPSTLYPGGVGTIASVQLFTDYLSRLMRYVEFMKRVVPLHDDLFDFFYEALPGYEEVGRRRVLLGCWGALNDPEYCDFTYANMTDWGRRMFVTPGIVVDGKLVTNDLTEINLGIRILLGSSYYEDWQGQEQFVTHDPLGNPVDPRHPWNQHTIPTPQKRNFDDKYSWVMSPRWFDGKDHLALDTGGGPIARLWSTALSGLVDIGYVKATGQSVVINLPRTMTKPETTFEWKIPKWSNALERNRARTYFQAYSAAVALHFAEKGLAEVRAGRTQTWEKFEVPDEGIGVGFTEAVRGVLSHHMVIRDGKIANYHPYPPTPWNASVRDTYGTPGPYEDAVQNTPIFEENTPENFKGIDIMRAVRSFDPCLPCGVHMYVGGGKTVKSMHVPTGLSGLGG; translated from the coding sequence ATGGCACCGAAGACGAAGGCGGCCGGCGACGGCAGTGGCCTGGTGGAGATGGCCTGGGACCCGATCACGCGGATCGTGGGCAGCCTGGGCATCCACACGAAGATCGACTTCAAGCAGAAGCGAGTCGCCGAGTGCTACAGCACCTCATCGGTCTTCCGCGGCTACAGCGTCTTCATGCGCGGCAAGGACCCCCGCGACGCCCACTTCATCACCAGCCGCATCTGCGGCATCTGCGGTGACAACCACGCCACCTGCTCGGTGTACGCGCAGAACATGGCGTACGGCGTGAAGCCCCCGCACCTCGCCGAATGGATCATCAACCTCGGCGAGTCCGCCGAGTACATGTTCGACCACAACATCTTCCAGGAGAACCTGGTCGGGGTCGACTACTGCGAGAAGATGGTCAAGGAGACCAACCCCGGCGTCCTCGAACTCGCCGAGCGCACCGAGGCTCCGCACGCCGCGGAGCACGGCTACCGCACGATCGCCGACATCATGCGCTCGCTCAACCCCCTGGAGGGGGAGTTCTACCGCGAGGCCCTCCAGGTCAGCCGTTACACGCGCGAGATGTTCTGTCTGATGGAGGGCCGCCATGTGCACCCCTCCACGCTCTACCCGGGCGGCGTCGGAACCATCGCCTCCGTGCAGCTCTTCACGGACTACCTCAGCCGGCTGATGCGCTACGTGGAGTTCATGAAGCGCGTCGTGCCTCTCCACGACGACCTCTTCGACTTCTTCTACGAGGCGCTGCCCGGGTACGAGGAAGTAGGCCGCCGACGCGTCCTGCTCGGCTGCTGGGGCGCGCTCAACGACCCCGAGTACTGCGACTTCACCTACGCCAACATGACCGACTGGGGTCGGCGCATGTTCGTCACGCCCGGCATCGTCGTCGACGGCAAGCTCGTCACCAACGACCTCACCGAGATCAACCTCGGCATCCGCATCCTGCTGGGCAGCTCCTACTACGAGGACTGGCAGGGCCAGGAGCAGTTCGTGACCCACGACCCGCTCGGCAACCCGGTGGACCCGCGCCACCCGTGGAACCAGCACACCATCCCCACCCCGCAGAAGCGGAACTTCGACGACAAGTACAGCTGGGTCATGTCCCCGCGCTGGTTCGACGGCAAGGACCACCTCGCCCTGGACACCGGCGGCGGCCCCATCGCCCGCCTGTGGTCGACCGCCCTGTCCGGTCTCGTCGACATCGGGTACGTCAAGGCCACCGGCCAGAGCGTGGTCATCAACCTGCCCCGCACCATGACCAAACCGGAGACCACCTTCGAGTGGAAGATCCCGAAGTGGTCCAACGCGCTGGAGCGCAACCGCGCCCGCACGTACTTCCAGGCGTACTCCGCCGCCGTCGCTCTTCACTTCGCGGAGAAGGGCCTGGCGGAGGTCCGCGCCGGACGCACCCAGACCTGGGAGAAGTTCGAGGTTCCGGACGAGGGCATCGGCGTCGGCTTCACCGAGGCGGTCCGCGGTGTCCTCTCCCACCACATGGTGATCCGGGACGGCAAGATCGCCAACTACCACCCGTACCCGCCGACCCCCTGGAACGCCAGCGTCCGGGACACCTACGGCACGCCCGGCCCGTACGAGGACGCCGTGCAGAACACGCCCATCTTCGAGGAGAACACCCCGGAGAACTTCAAGGGCATCGACATCATGCGCGCCGTCCGCAGCTTCGACCCCTGTCTGCCCTGTGGCGTCCACATGTACGTCGGCGGTGGCAAGACGGTGAAGTCGATGCACGTGCCCACCGGCCTGAGCGGACTGGGCGGATGA
- a CDS encoding hydrogenase expression protein HypE: MTEATPDTVGAADASGAPADETPTIHILWINAGLSCDGDSVALTAAMQPSIEEIVLGVLPGLPKIAVHWPLIDFECGPVGGSDTFIEWFFKGERGEIDPFVLVVEGSVPNEAIKPEGYWCGFGDNPETGQPITTSEWIDRLAPKALAVVAIGTCATYGGIHAMAGNPTGAMGVPDYLGWDWKSHAGIPIVCVPGCPIQPDNFSETLTYLLYQATGAAPMIPLDDKLRPTWLFGATVHEGCDRAGYYEQGEFAQSYDSPTCLVKLGCWGPVVKCNVPKRGWMNGIGGCPNVGGICIACTMPGFPDKFMPFMDEPPGAKVSSGASGAYGAVVRKLRSITAKTVDKEPKWRRTGDKITTGYRPPW; this comes from the coding sequence ATGACTGAGGCGACGCCGGACACGGTCGGCGCTGCGGACGCAAGCGGCGCGCCCGCCGACGAGACACCCACGATCCACATTCTCTGGATCAACGCCGGCCTGAGCTGCGACGGCGACTCGGTCGCGTTGACGGCGGCCATGCAGCCCAGCATCGAGGAGATCGTGCTCGGTGTGCTGCCGGGGCTTCCGAAGATCGCCGTCCACTGGCCGCTCATCGACTTCGAGTGCGGTCCGGTCGGCGGCTCGGACACGTTCATCGAATGGTTCTTCAAGGGGGAGCGGGGCGAGATCGACCCGTTCGTCCTGGTCGTCGAGGGCTCCGTCCCCAACGAGGCGATCAAGCCCGAGGGCTACTGGTGCGGCTTCGGCGACAACCCGGAGACCGGCCAGCCGATCACCACCAGCGAGTGGATCGACCGGCTCGCCCCGAAGGCGCTGGCGGTCGTCGCCATCGGCACCTGCGCCACCTACGGCGGCATCCACGCCATGGCGGGCAACCCGACCGGTGCGATGGGCGTGCCGGACTACCTCGGCTGGGACTGGAAGTCCCACGCGGGCATCCCCATCGTGTGCGTCCCCGGCTGTCCGATCCAGCCCGACAACTTCTCCGAGACGCTCACCTATCTGCTCTACCAGGCGACCGGCGCCGCCCCGATGATCCCGCTGGACGACAAACTGCGCCCGACCTGGCTGTTCGGGGCCACCGTGCACGAGGGCTGCGACCGCGCGGGCTACTACGAGCAGGGCGAGTTCGCCCAGTCGTACGACTCGCCGACGTGCCTGGTCAAGCTGGGCTGCTGGGGTCCGGTCGTCAAGTGCAACGTGCCCAAGCGCGGCTGGATGAACGGGATCGGCGGCTGCCCCAACGTCGGCGGCATCTGCATCGCCTGCACCATGCCCGGGTTCCCCGACAAGTTCATGCCGTTCATGGACGAGCCCCCCGGCGCCAAGGTGTCGAGCGGCGCCAGCGGAGCCTACGGCGCCGTCGTCCGCAAGCTGCGGTCGATCACGGCCAAGACGGTGGACAAGGAACCCAAGTGGCGCCGTACCGGAGACAAGATCACCACCGGATACCGCCCCCCGTGGTGA